The Thermomonospora amylolytica sequence TGCGGGTCGCGTACCAGCGGCCGGCATCGCTGCGCCACACGGTCCAGCCGGGGAACTCGGCCTCAATCGCGGCTTTGAGGTCGGTGAAGTCCCCCATCCAGGGCATCCTTTCGCAAAAACGGCCTTTGTGTATACAAATGTGAGTGGACGGCATCAACCAGTCAAGCTGTCCGTAAGAGGACCCTCGCCAGGCGGACAGCCGCCGGATCGGAGGCGCAGCCCGGTGCCGAACCGCCCCGCCTACCTGCGCATCGCCTCCGAGCTGCGAGAACAGATCCGCCGGGGCGACTATCCGCCCGGTTCCCGGCTGCCCACCCTGGCCCGGCTCGGCCAGATGCACGGCGTCTCCCAGATCGTGGTCCGGCAGGCCGTCGCCCTGCTGCGCGGCGAGGGCCTGGTGGAGACCCGCCGCGGCGGCGGCACCGTCGTCCGCGCCCGCCCCCCGGTCCGCCGCATCGCCATGAACCGCTACCGCAACCCGCCCGCCCCCGCGGCCCCCGCCACCTCGTTCACCCGCGACCAGCGCATCTCCTGGAACGAGTACCGCCTCGACAAGACCTTCACCCGCGTGGCCGCCGACCCCCACCTGGCCGCGCTCTTCGAGGCGCCCGCCGGCACCGAACTGCTCCGCCGCCGCTTCGTGTTCTACTCCCGCGGCGAACCCCAGCAGATCTCCGTCAGCTATCTCCGCTGGACCCTGGTCGGGGGCACCCCCGTGGCCGACCCCGCCAACGAGCCCTGGCCCGGCGGCACCCCCGCCCAGCTCGCCTTCCTGGGCCGTCCCGTCACCCGCGTGGAGGAGTCCGTCCAGGCCCGGATGCCCACCCCCGAGGAGGCCGAGACCCTGCACATGACCGCGGGCGTCCCCGTCCTGGCCATCACCCGCCGCATGCTCTCCGGCGACACCCCCCACGAGGTGTGCCGGGACATCGTCATCCCCGCCGACCGAGCCGTCCTCGACTACTCCATCGACCTGTGACCACGACGGCCCGGCGAAAGGGGCCGGCCCGTCCCGACCGGCTTTTCCGGGCCTGTGCCGTCGACACGCGGATGCGTCTGTTCGCGTCTCACCGCTCCGGCTGCGGGAACGCGCCCAGGGCGCCGGGGAAGGCGCTCAGGAACGGAGTTCGCCGAGGACCTTCAGGAAGACGTCGCGGCTGTTCTTGGTGGCGAACTCGCTGTTCCAGCGTTCCTGGACGGCCAGGGTCCGGCCGTCGTGGAGGGTGATGGTGGCCCGGGTGGGGACCTCCCTGGTGACCTCGGTGTCGGTGATGTCCTCGTAGGGGAGGAAGCGGTACTCGGCGGCCAGCGCCTCGGGCGTGGTGGAGCCCAGGATCTGGTGGAGGCGCTTCTTGCCCTGGTCGGCCTTGCCCGGATCGGGGATCAGGACCAGGCCCTTGGTGAGGACGATGACGTCGTGCTCGACGTCGTCGATCTTGATGTTGGCTAGGCCGGCCAGGACGTCGGAGCCGTCGGCGGTGGCGGTGGTGGCGATCTGGGCGGCGGACTTGAGGACGATGCCCATGGACTCCAGGCGGCGGGCCGCCTCGGCGGTGCCCTGCGGGGAGGAGACGGCCAGCTTGGCGATCTCCTCGTAGTCGGCGGGGGCGCCGCTCCGGTCCACGAATTCGGCGGGGCCGGTCCAGGACAGGCGCCAGAAGGCCGTGCCGGAACGCAGGGCGGCCAGGCGGATGAGGGTCTCCAGCGGGCCGGCGAACAGGGCGGCGGCCTCCCGGCGGGTGGCCTCGGGGAAGAGCTGCTCGCCGATGAGCCGCAGGGGCTGGGGACCGCCGGAGACGATGTCGAAGACGTGGGCCAGCGTCAGCGGGCCGGAGTGGCCCGGCAGGATCCGGGCGACGCGGCGGAAGATCGCGTCGGCCTCCTTCTGCACGATGGCCGTCATCATGGCGTTGACGTACTCGGGCCAGGGCAGGACCGTGCGGTCGCCGATGTCGAGCATGGCGGACTGGACGGCGCGGCCCGCACCCGCCAGGTCGATGAGGACCCCGGCGGGACGCCGGTCGGGGGTCACCGGGACGTCGGGCAGGGACATGATGGTGGCGATGCGGGCGCCCACCGGGGGATGGGTGTCCCAGCGCGAGCCGGTGTCCTCCGGCTCGCGGGCGCGCAGCTCGGCCAGCTCGGCGCGGCGGGCCTCCACCAGGTGGGCGAAGCCGGCGAAGAGGTCGTCGGGGACGTAGCCGTTCTCCCAGCCGGGCTCGACGTACCGGGCGAAGAAGAAGCCCCAGGCCGCGTCCAGGGCGGGCAGTCCGCGGAGGGCGTCGGCGGCGACCTCGCGGCCGGCCACCCGGACCGACGCCCGGTCGGCCTCGTACTCCTGACGGCGCGACACCGCGTTGTCGACCAGCAGGTACAGCCGGGCGTACGCCTTGAAGACCCAGCCGGCGACGTTGTACGGGCCCAGCCGGGAGATGGTGCCGCCGATCGCCAGCCGGCCCCGGTAGGCGACCCCGCCGAGCCGGGTGTGCCGGCCGGAGTAGTGGCCCAGCTCGTGCGCCAGCACGGACGCCAGCTGGGCGACCGTCATGGTCTGCAGCAACGGCAGGCCGACGTACATGTACCGGCGGCCGCCGATCAGTCCCAGCAGCCTGGACTGCTCCATGACGGCCGCGTTGACCTCGGGAACGATCCGGATCTCGTCGGGCATCCGGGTGCCGACCTCGCCGGCCAGCCGCTCCACCAGCGACCACAGTGCGGGCGCCTGCTGCGGGGCGACCGGCACGCCGTGCGGCGGTTCGGGCCTGGACCGCAGCGCCCGCCACATGGCCGCGCCGACCGAGGCGTACAGCACCGCCAGCGCCGGGCCGAGGATCTTGACGGCGACGAACGCGTTCGTCACGACCGCCAGCCAGATCGTCACCCCGGTGATCGCGGCGAGCTGCAGCACCGCCACCACGTAGAAACCGGCCAGCATGGTGACCGACAACAGGGCGCGCAACGCACTGGTCAAGGCCGCCACTTCCTTCCGTCGAACGTGCGGTGAACCCTTCCGGCGCAGCTCATCGGGCCTGACCGGAACGGAACCGCGGACCGTCGTCAGGGACGGCCCGCAGGGGCGGCGGAGAGGCCGAAGAAGGTTCGGTGCCCGGCACTTTAGCCCGGTGCGGAACATTCGCCACCGGTTTTCCGGCCCCCTGGTGCCGATCCGTTATGTCATGATCGTCCCCTTGGGAACGGCGCCGGCACGGCGCCCACGGGGAGGAAGCAAGCACATGGGACTGTTCCGGCGCAGGAAGCAGGCCGCGCCCGCACTCGTCGCCGACCCCTGCCTGTACGACCCGGCCGCCGCGCGGCTGCGCGCCGCGATGCAGGCGCGGAACTGGCCGCAGGTCCGCGACTTCCTCGCCCAGGTCGCCGACCCCGACGACCGGGCGTTCTACGTGGACGTCTGCGCCGACGTCCCGGGCGTGCAGGACTGGATCGAGGAGTGGATCAGGGCCGAGCCCCACTCGACCCTGCCGCTGCTGGTCCGCGGTGCGCACGGCGTCCACTGGGCGTGGGAGGCGCGCGGGGCGGCCAGTGCCTCGCAGACCTCCGAGGAGCAGTTCCGGGAGTTCTTCAAGCGCCTGAAGATGGCCGAGAACTGCCTGGACGAGGTGGTGGAACGCGACCCGGGCGACGTGGTGGCCTGGTCGTACCTGGTCACGTCGGCGCGCGGCCGGCAGGTCGACCGTGACGAGGCCGAACGCAGGTTCCGGGGCGTGGTGGACTCCTGCCCGTGGCATCGGCGGACCCACGAGCAGATGCTCCAGTACGTGTGCCGCAAGTGGTTCGGCAGCCACGAGGAGATGTTCGCGTTCGCCCGCGACACCGTGGCGAAGATGCCGGACGGCAGCGTCCTCGGCGAGCTGATCGCGGTGGCGCACATCGAGATGTGGCTGGACCTGCCCTCCGGGGAGGACGAGGAGTACATGCGCAGGCCGGAGGTGATGGCCGAGATCAACGCCGCCGCCGACCGGTCGGTCCGGCATCCCGCCTACCGGCCGCGTCCGGGCTGGCCGCCGGTGCACAACACGTTCGCCATGGCGTTCTGCCTGGGCGGCGACCTCGGGTCGGCGGCCCAGCAGTTCCAGCTCCTCGGCGACCGGGTCACCGACTGGCCATGGCAGTACCTGCGCAGCGACGCGGCAGGCGTCTACCAGGCGTGGCGGGCGAAGGTCCTGGGCTGAGGTCAGCCTTCGTAGATCCAGTCCTCCTCGTCGGGTCGGTCATCGACCGGCCCGTCACCCTCCGCCCGCCGGATCAGCACGGCGTCCAGGACGGCCAGGAGCAGGCAGATCGCCAGGACGGCGGCGACGCCGCCGCGGATGGACCACAGGTTCAGCGACAGCATGACCTGGGCGACCGCGATGTTCACCACGATCGTCATGGAGCCGGACACGATGGCGCGCGCCAGGGGGAACCGGCGGGGCAGCAGCGGCCAGGTCGCCAGGGCGGGGGCGGTGAGCAGGAACAGCAGGGTCAGCCAGCCCGCGTACGGCGACGTGTCGCCCAGCAGCGTGAGCACCGCCCCGGCGAGACCCGCGGCGGCGGTGAGCAGGACGAGCGGTGGACGGGGGGACGACGACATCACGATCCCAGTACGTGGAAGCGTTCGAAGATGACGAAGAGGCACAGGGCCACCAGGGGCCAGGTCGCGTAGCCGAAGCCGCGCAGCACCGGGTGGGCGCCTCGGCGCGGCAGCCGCCCCCGGATCCGGGCGACCTCGCGGGTGACCAGCACGATCGTCAGGAGCACCGTGGACAGGACGCCCACCTGTGTCCAGGCGGTCCTGCCGACCTCGAACGGAAGCGGCGGCGTCACCTGCGGCGCCGGCCCCGGCTGCGTGCGCAGGGCGAAGACGTCGGCGTCCCGGTGCCGGAAGACCGGCCGCAGTTCGGGTGAGGATTCCAGGGCCTTCACCAGCCGGGGACCGTAGTCCTCGGGCAGCGCGAAGAAGTAGTGGTTGTACTCCTCGTTGCTCCGCGTGGTGAGGAAGTAGCCGCCGGGTTGCCGTTTGAGGGCGTTCAGGATCGGCCTGATGTCCTCCGGCCGCCGCGGCGCCTGCAACTCGGTGTAGTCCCACCGTTCCTGCGACGACAGCCCCCAGGGGGCCTGCGGGAACGCGCCCATCGGGCCCTTGAGCCCGGTCTGCCACACCAGGTTGATCCGCCCCTGCGGGGCCTGCCGCAGCATCTCGTGGAACGCCTGCACCTCGCCCGGCCGGACCTGCTCGAAGTTCTCGTTCCCGAACCGCACGAACAGGAAGGACCCGGCCACCAGCAGCCCGCACACCGCCGCCGCGCCCGCCGCCCGCACCGGCCGCGCCACCGGGAACGCGGTCGGGAAGAACAGGTAGGCCATCAGCAGGCACGCGCCCGGCAGGACGAAGAGGTACACCCGCAGCGTGATCTCGCCGCCGTAGTTCTGCAGCCCGATCGCCAGGAACGGCACCAGCAGCAGCACCATCGCCGCCCGGTCGTCGAACCGCCGGCGCCGCCGCCGGTACAGCCCGCAGAACGCCAGCGACACCACCGCCACCGCGATCAGGATCCGGGTCTGCTGGACCGCCGCCAGCTCCGCGCTGCTCTTGGTGACCCGCCCGGCGACGCTCGAGCCCAGGGTGTCGAACAGGTTCCCGATCCCCGAGAACAGGCTGTCGCTCTGCCCCTCCCAGTACGCCTTGGCCATGTAGCCGATCCACGACGCGGTCAGCACCGCCATCAGGATCGGCAGCCCCCGCAGCGCGCAGCGCCCCACCAGGACCAGCCCGGTCACGGCGAACAGCATCAGGTACGGGGTGAGCTGGTGCGTCGCCACGGTGATCGCGAAGATCCCGAGCGCCACGGCGAACACCGCCGTCCGCTCGCCCGGCCCCGGATGCCCCACCCGCCGTTCGCCCGGGGTCATCAGCCCCGCCGGCCCGAACGGGAACCGCCTGCGCCCGGGCCGCCACGCCGGCTCGTCCCGGTGCGGCATGAACCAGTTGAGCAGGATCCCCAGCAGCAGCAGGTACAGGACGAACCCCAGGCCCTGCGGGGCGAAGTAGTCCTGCCCCACCCAGTCGGCGGCCACCAGCAGCCAGGCGGCGGTCCACTTGGCCCGCCAGTCGGCCCACATGACCCGCAGGACCAGGTAGTACGCCACCAGGTACAGCAGCTCCAGCCCCACCGGGGACCAGTGCATGATCGGCTCGAGGTCCTCGATCCCGGCGGCGCGGGTGACGAAGCCGGCCGCGGCGAAGAACCCCGGCCAGCTGTAGCGGGCGTCCAGCATGACGTGGGGCTCGCCGGTCCGGGTGATGTACTCCACGAACCCCAGGTGCTGCCAGGCGGTCGGCGGCCGGGCCAGCTCCTCCAGCGCCGGGGCCAGCCCGTGCAGCGCGCACACCAGCGCCACGAGCTGGACGGCCAGCAGCGCCCGCCGCGGCCGGTCCAGCGCCAGCGTGGCGAAGAACGTCACCACCAGCACGAAAGCCCCGGCCAGGGTGGCGATCGGCAGCACGGAGACCAGCCCGTAGCCGTTCATCGCCGCCAGGTCCACCCCGCGCAGCGGCACCCAGTACAGCGCCAGCCCGGCCAGGAAGCTCACGACCAGCGCGACGACGGCGCGGTCCCGGGGGACGGGCCGCACCCGCGCGGGCGGCTCGGCCGAGGGCGGGGCCTCCCGCTCCTCGCGCAGCGTGACCATCACGCACCGCCCCGCGCCGGAACGGTGCAGGCCCGCCGCAGCGACGGCGCGATCGCCGCGGCCACCACGGTGTTCACGCCCAGCACCACCCATCCGATCGTGGCCAGATGGCGCCCGTCGAACAGCAGCGGCACCAGCGCCAGCACCCCCAGGAACCGCGCCCCCTGCACCGCCGCGATCACCCTGGTCCGGGAGCGGACCCGCAGCACCCCGACGTACATCTCGATCAGCGCCTTGGGCAGGATCGCCACCGCCAGCAGTTGCAGCAGCGGCGCGCCCTCGGCGGCGTACCCGTGCCCCAGCAGCTCCAGCGCCGCCGGGCAGACGGCCACCACCAGCACCACGGTCGGCGTCATCAGGATGAACGTGCGCCGCAGCGCCGCCCGGGTGGCCGCCGCCAGCACCGAGGGGTCGAACGCCCCCTCTACCGTGAGCGACAGCGACAGGGTGATCGCCAGCAGTTCCAGCATCATCCCCAGCGCCCACGCCATCTGGAAGTACGCGTTGACCGCGTCGTCGTGCAGGTGGGCGGTCACCACGATCGGGATCAGGCTGATCGCGGCGTACTGGAACACGCCCCCCAGCCAGCCGCCGCCGAAGTAGCGGACGATGTCCCGGCGGGTGGGGCGCTCCCCGCGCCCGGCGTTCTCCACCCGGTGCCGGGGGATCAGCCGGCCGAAGATGAACGCGTTGACCGGCACCAGCGCCACCAGCACCGGGATGAACCAGGACAGCACGATCCCGTCACCCGGATGCAGCGTCGCCGCCAGCACCACCAGCAGCGCCATCTTGGCCGCCCCGAACGCCAGGTTGACCACCGGCACCCAGGTGGCGCGCCGCAACCCGGTGAACACCGCCTCCTGCTGGTTGAACAGGTTCCACGCCACCGCCAGCAGCGCGAACCACAGGCCCGCGCTCACCGCGCCCAGATGCCCGTACACCGGCGCCCGCGACGGCACCACCAGCCAGAACCCCACCGCCAGCAGCGCGGCGGCCGACGCGCCGATGCCGTAGCAGGCCAGCACCAGCCGCCCGGCCGCCCGGGCGGTCTGCGGCAGGAACCTGATCAGCAGGAAGTTGAGCATGGTCACGCCGCCGACGAACATGATCGCCTGGATGACCGCCCAGTTCCGGCCGACCACGCCCGGGTCGTGGTCGTACAGCAGCGCGCCCAGCGTCCAGTACGCCAGCCCCAGCAGCCCGGTGAACGCCCCGTTGGCGACCAGCGCGTAGGCGTTGCGGAACAGCGGGTTGGCCATGTCGCCGCGCACCCCGCTGATCACGGCCTGCACGGGGTTGCGCCCGGCCCGCGGCCGGGCCCGCTCGGCCGTCTTCATCGCACCGCCCTCCGGGCCGCGTACCGGACCCGGCGCACCACCGCGTACCCCCTGGTCAGGGCGCGGTCCACGGCGTACGTCCGGGTCAGGGCCGTGCCGTGCACCACCCGCGCGAACGCCTCCGGCCCCATGCCCCACCGCACCGTGAGCCGGGGGAGGGCCAGCACGTTCTCCCCGCGCGGCAGCCGGTTGGCCACCGCGCACGCCGAGCGGTATCCGGCCGCCGCGACCGCCCGCCGCACCCGCCGGCTGGAGTAGCCGTAGGGGTAGGCCATCGTGGCGACCGGGCGGCCGAGGCGCTGCTCCAGCAGGTCCTTGCTGCGGATCAGCTCGTCGGCCAGCGCCGGGCCGGGGAGCTGGTCGAGCTGCGGGTGGCTGTGGCTGTGCCCGCCGATCTCGACGCCCTCGCCGGCGGCCTCGCGGACCTGCGACCACGCCAGCATCCGGTCCAGCGGCCGGCCCGCCGCCGCCTCGCCCGCGTCGGCCAGCCAGCCGGTGGTCACGAACACCGTCGCGGTGAACCCCCGGTCGGCCAGCACCGGCAGCGCGTGCTCGTGGAAGTCGGCGTACCCGTCGTCGAACGTGATCGCCACCGGCCGCGCGGGCAGCGCGCCCGCCCCGCGCATCGCGGCCGCCAGCGCCGACACCGTGACCGGGGTGAACCCGCGGTCCGCCAGCAGCGCCATCTGCTCGGCGAACGCGTCCGGGTGCACCGCCAGCCGCCGGGTGGCGGCGGGCGGGCGCGGGTTGACCGAGTGGTACATCAGCACCGGCACCGCGCTCACCGCCGGGCCTCCGCCATCGCGGCGGTCCGGCGCGGCGGGCGCCGTACGGCCGCCGTGCCCACCGCGTACCCCCAGGTGGTCCACGCCAGCCCGAGCGTGATGGCCGCGGCCCGCCCGAGCCCCGCGGCCTCCCCGCGCGCCGCCCGCCCCAGGCCGCGCCGGACCCCGCGCGGCAGGGTGCGCAGCGCGTGGGCGCGTTCGCTGGCCAGCCCGTCCTGGGCGCCGACGCTCCGGGTGACCAGGGCCTTCGACAGGCCCTCGGCGTAGCAGCGCCGGCGGAAGTAGGCGAACCGGGCGCGCTCGGGCGGCACCCGATGCCAGATCACCGCGTCCGGGTCGTACACCAGTTCCGCTCCGGGGCCGCGCTGCCGCAGCCGGATGCAGAACTCGGTCTCCTCGCAGCCCAGCGGCCGGCGGTGGAAGGTGCGGCCGATGCCCTCGGCGAACCCCCCGGCCACCGCGAACGCCTCCCGCCGGAACGAGGCGTTCCCGCCCATCAGGTTGCGGATCGGCCCCGGCGTCATGCCCTCGTAGGTGCAGCCGACCGTCCAGTCGAACTCGGCGGGGAACCAGCCGGGCCGCCGCCCGCACTCGGCGGGGACGGCGGCGTTCAGCAGCGGATGCCCGGGGTCCCGCAGTTCCGCGGCGGACGGCGACCCCGGCCACAGCGCCAGCGTCCGGCCCCCCACCCCGGCCACCGCCGGGTCGTCGTAGTGCTTGGCGAACGCCGCCAGCCAGCCCGGCGCGGCCACCGCGTCGTCGTCCAGGAACGCCACCACGTCGCCGCTGGCGGCCGCGACCCCGGTGTTCTTGCCGCCGGACAGGCCGCGGGCGTGCGTGTTCGGCACCACCACGAGGTCCCGCAGCGCCGCCGTCAGCCGGTCCCGCAGCGCCGGATTGTGGTCGACGACCAGGATGATCTCGTGCGGCGCGTGCCGCTGGGCGCGCACCGACGTCACCGCGGCCAGGATGTCGTCCCAGCGCCGCTCGGTGTACGCGCAGATCACGACCGAGATGTTCATGGGCGCCCCGCCCGCCTCGAGCGCAGCCGGGCGTACGCCTTGAGCAGCCGGTCCGCGCGGTCGTAGAGCCTGCGGTCGCCGAGCACGGCGTCGCGCGCCCTGTTCACCGGCGCGGTGCGCGCCCAGTGCAGCGCCACGCCCGCCGCGTACCGCGACAGCGGCCGGGCCACCCGGCCCTCGGCGATCGGGATCTCCCGGCTGGTCAGGCCCTCCTTGAACTCCTTGCCGCCGCGGCCCATCGCGATCTCGGTGACGCCCGCCGCGGCACAGCCCTCGGCCAGCTTCAGATGGCCGATCATGCCGGGCGAGTACCTGCCGAACGCCGGGTCGTAGGCCGGGAACCAGCCCGCCATCACCGTCCCGCAGCGCAGCCCGAAGTGCGCCGACACCGGCCGGTCCCCGGCGTGCAGCACGCTCAGCACCCCGAACCCGGTCTCGTGGAAGTGCCGCACCAGCGCCACGATCCACGGCCGGGCGAACCGGTCGCTGCGGCCCGTCCGCACGTACTGGGCGGACTTCCAGGCCATCAGCCGGTCCAGCTCGGCGGCCTCCCGGCAGTCGAAGACGTACCGCAGCTCACCGACCTCGCGGCCGAGCTTGCGCTCCTTGTAACGGATCGTCTTGTGGGTCTTGGGGGAGGCCGCCCGCGCCTTGGTCAGGAACGCCTCGAACCCCCCGGTCAGGTCCATCACCGGCTCGGCGCGGCGCACCGTGTGGAACGGCGCGAACGTCGGCTGGTGCGCCAGGACGTGGTCGAAGTCCCACACGCCGAGCCTGCACTCCTTGAGCAGCCGCCGGGCGTCCAGCCGCAGGTCGGGCGGGGCGACGATGCCCTGCAGGTCGGTCAGCCCGAACCCGACGGGATGGCCGACCCCCGCGCGGCCCGCCTCGTACGGGAAGAAGGCCGCCACCTCGCCGCCGTCCTCCACGACCGCCACCCGCACCCCGCGGCGGAACCGGCCCACCCCCAGCGTGAACTCCGGCGCCAGGAACGGGTTGCCCAGTTCCGGGTCGCAGCGCTGCAACTGCCGCCATCGGTCCAGTTCGGCCGGGCCGAGCTCGCCCGGCCGGACCACGGTGATCCGCATGCCCCGGCCCTCACTCGGCGCTGGTCAGGGCGGGCAGCGGATCGGCCGGGGCGACGTCCGGCTCCGGCTGCTCCAGCGGCCCCGCGAACCGCAGCCGGACCATCGTCTTGAGCACCCGCCAGCCGTCCCGGAAGGTGTTCAGGTTGGACTGGCCGTACCGGCGCTCGGTCTCGTGGCTGGGCACCTCGGCGATCCGCAGCCCGGCGCGCACCGCGTTCACGCACATCTCGGTCTCGATCTCGAAACCGGTGGACCGCAGGCACAGCCGCCGCACCGCGTCGCGCCGCATCGCCACGTAGCCGTAGCACAGGTCCGACCAGTGCTGCCCGTACAGCAGGTTGGCCAGCCGGGTGAGCATCCGGTTGCCCAGGCTGCGCAGCCCGGTCAGGTCGTCCGAGCCGCCGCCGCAGCCGTACCGGGTCCCCTTCACGAAGTCGAAACCCCGGCACAAAAGCGCCAGGAAGGAATCGAATTCGGCCGGGTCCATGCTGCCGTCGGCGTCCAGCATGATGATCAGGTCGCAGGTCGCCGCGGCCATTCCGGTGCGCATCGCCGCGCCCTTTCCGGCCGGCGGTTCGACGATGATCTTCGCGTCCGGCCGGATCGCCAGCGCGACCTCCACGGTGCCGTCGGTGGACTGCCCGTCGACGATCACGATCTCGTCGACGGCGGTCAGTCGCGGCATCAGCCAGCGCAGGTTGTCGGCCTCGTTGAGGGTCGGTATCACGGCCGTGACCGTGGGCCACTGGACACGGCGTCCGGCCAGTTCAAGCCGGGGCGGGTGACCGAGGGGCGGGGCGCCGCGGGAGCCGTCGGCGGCGCCCGCCATGGGGTTATGGGAGTGCATGGGATTCCCCGTTGCTTGATGGCGTCTTGCCCCGTTAGATGACGGTTGGTCCCACGATGTTTTGAGATTCCGCACTGAGCACTCCCTTAGGTGACACAGGCCGACTATGCGCCTGGCGCGGATATGCCAGGCGACTTCCCAATCACTGCAAAGGGGGGTTCAGGCGAGTTAAAGGTCAGGTCGTCAGATGGGGCAGCGAACTCAACGGAACGTGCAACCAGGTCGGCCGATTACGCGCCTCGTACCGGACCTCGTACACGGCCTTGTCGAGTTCGAACGCGCGCAGCAGCACCCGATGCGCCCCCGGGTCGGGCCCGCCGCCGTCGGCGTAGCCGCGGCAGAAGGCGTTGCGGTTGCGGTCGGCCCACTCCCTGGCCCGCCGCTCCAGCAGCGCCCGCTGCGCCGCGTCGGACTCCCGGTGATGCACACCCGGCGTCCCCGACAGCAGGAACCGCGCCGCGTACTCGAACGACCGCAGCATCCCGGCCACGTCCCGCAACGGATGCGCCGGGGCCTGCCGCTCGGCCAGCGTGCGAGCCGGCTCGCCCTCGAAGTCCAGCAACACCCACCCCCGATCGGTCCGCATCACCTGACCCAGGTGATAGTCCCCGTGAATCCGCTGCACCGGCACCGGCCTCTCCAGC is a genomic window containing:
- a CDS encoding GntR family transcriptional regulator; its protein translation is MPNRPAYLRIASELREQIRRGDYPPGSRLPTLARLGQMHGVSQIVVRQAVALLRGEGLVETRRGGGTVVRARPPVRRIAMNRYRNPPAPAAPATSFTRDQRISWNEYRLDKTFTRVAADPHLAALFEAPAGTELLRRRFVFYSRGEPQQISVSYLRWTLVGGTPVADPANEPWPGGTPAQLAFLGRPVTRVEESVQARMPTPEEAETLHMTAGVPVLAITRRMLSGDTPHEVCRDIVIPADRAVLDYSIDL
- a CDS encoding M48 family metallopeptidase gives rise to the protein MTSALRALLSVTMLAGFYVVAVLQLAAITGVTIWLAVVTNAFVAVKILGPALAVLYASVGAAMWRALRSRPEPPHGVPVAPQQAPALWSLVERLAGEVGTRMPDEIRIVPEVNAAVMEQSRLLGLIGGRRYMYVGLPLLQTMTVAQLASVLAHELGHYSGRHTRLGGVAYRGRLAIGGTISRLGPYNVAGWVFKAYARLYLLVDNAVSRRQEYEADRASVRVAGREVAADALRGLPALDAAWGFFFARYVEPGWENGYVPDDLFAGFAHLVEARRAELAELRAREPEDTGSRWDTHPPVGARIATIMSLPDVPVTPDRRPAGVLIDLAGAGRAVQSAMLDIGDRTVLPWPEYVNAMMTAIVQKEADAIFRRVARILPGHSGPLTLAHVFDIVSGGPQPLRLIGEQLFPEATRREAAALFAGPLETLIRLAALRSGTAFWRLSWTGPAEFVDRSGAPADYEEIAKLAVSSPQGTAEAARRLESMGIVLKSAAQIATTATADGSDVLAGLANIKIDDVEHDVIVLTKGLVLIPDPGKADQGKKRLHQILGSTTPEALAAEYRFLPYEDITDTEVTREVPTRATITLHDGRTLAVQERWNSEFATKNSRDVFLKVLGELRS
- a CDS encoding DUF4034 domain-containing protein; the protein is MGLFRRRKQAAPALVADPCLYDPAAARLRAAMQARNWPQVRDFLAQVADPDDRAFYVDVCADVPGVQDWIEEWIRAEPHSTLPLLVRGAHGVHWAWEARGAASASQTSEEQFREFFKRLKMAENCLDEVVERDPGDVVAWSYLVTSARGRQVDRDEAERRFRGVVDSCPWHRRTHEQMLQYVCRKWFGSHEEMFAFARDTVAKMPDGSVLGELIAVAHIEMWLDLPSGEDEEYMRRPEVMAEINAAADRSVRHPAYRPRPGWPPVHNTFAMAFCLGGDLGSAAQQFQLLGDRVTDWPWQYLRSDAAGVYQAWRAKVLG
- a CDS encoding lipopolysaccharide biosynthesis protein, with the translated sequence MKTAERARPRAGRNPVQAVISGVRGDMANPLFRNAYALVANGAFTGLLGLAYWTLGALLYDHDPGVVGRNWAVIQAIMFVGGVTMLNFLLIRFLPQTARAAGRLVLACYGIGASAAALLAVGFWLVVPSRAPVYGHLGAVSAGLWFALLAVAWNLFNQQEAVFTGLRRATWVPVVNLAFGAAKMALLVVLAATLHPGDGIVLSWFIPVLVALVPVNAFIFGRLIPRHRVENAGRGERPTRRDIVRYFGGGWLGGVFQYAAISLIPIVVTAHLHDDAVNAYFQMAWALGMMLELLAITLSLSLTVEGAFDPSVLAAATRAALRRTFILMTPTVVLVVAVCPAALELLGHGYAAEGAPLLQLLAVAILPKALIEMYVGVLRVRSRTRVIAAVQGARFLGVLALVPLLFDGRHLATIGWVVLGVNTVVAAAIAPSLRRACTVPARGGA
- a CDS encoding polysaccharide deacetylase family protein, whose translation is MSAVPVLMYHSVNPRPPAATRRLAVHPDAFAEQMALLADRGFTPVTVSALAAAMRGAGALPARPVAITFDDGYADFHEHALPVLADRGFTATVFVTTGWLADAGEAAAGRPLDRMLAWSQVREAAGEGVEIGGHSHSHPQLDQLPGPALADELIRSKDLLEQRLGRPVATMAYPYGYSSRRVRRAVAAAGYRSACAVANRLPRGENVLALPRLTVRWGMGPEAFARVVHGTALTRTYAVDRALTRGYAVVRRVRYAARRAVR
- a CDS encoding glycosyltransferase family 2 protein translates to MNISVVICAYTERRWDDILAAVTSVRAQRHAPHEIILVVDHNPALRDRLTAALRDLVVVPNTHARGLSGGKNTGVAAASGDVVAFLDDDAVAAPGWLAAFAKHYDDPAVAGVGGRTLALWPGSPSAAELRDPGHPLLNAAVPAECGRRPGWFPAEFDWTVGCTYEGMTPGPIRNLMGGNASFRREAFAVAGGFAEGIGRTFHRRPLGCEETEFCIRLRQRGPGAELVYDPDAVIWHRVPPERARFAYFRRRCYAEGLSKALVTRSVGAQDGLASERAHALRTLPRGVRRGLGRAARGEAAGLGRAAAITLGLAWTTWGYAVGTAAVRRPPRRTAAMAEARR
- a CDS encoding GNAT family N-acetyltransferase; amino-acid sequence: MRITVVRPGELGPAELDRWRQLQRCDPELGNPFLAPEFTLGVGRFRRGVRVAVVEDGGEVAAFFPYEAGRAGVGHPVGFGLTDLQGIVAPPDLRLDARRLLKECRLGVWDFDHVLAHQPTFAPFHTVRRAEPVMDLTGGFEAFLTKARAASPKTHKTIRYKERKLGREVGELRYVFDCREAAELDRLMAWKSAQYVRTGRSDRFARPWIVALVRHFHETGFGVLSVLHAGDRPVSAHFGLRCGTVMAGWFPAYDPAFGRYSPGMIGHLKLAEGCAAAGVTEIAMGRGGKEFKEGLTSREIPIAEGRVARPLSRYAAGVALHWARTAPVNRARDAVLGDRRLYDRADRLLKAYARLRSRRAGRP
- a CDS encoding glycosyltransferase family 2 protein — its product is MIPTLNEADNLRWLMPRLTAVDEIVIVDGQSTDGTVEVALAIRPDAKIIVEPPAGKGAAMRTGMAAATCDLIIMLDADGSMDPAEFDSFLALLCRGFDFVKGTRYGCGGGSDDLTGLRSLGNRMLTRLANLLYGQHWSDLCYGYVAMRRDAVRRLCLRSTGFEIETEMCVNAVRAGLRIAEVPSHETERRYGQSNLNTFRDGWRVLKTMVRLRFAGPLEQPEPDVAPADPLPALTSAE